The Streptomyces sp. WZ-12 genome segment ACGACGGCGGAGTCCGAGGCGGCGCGGTTGCGGTCGGGGGCGGAGGCGGACGCGGAGCAGGCGCACGACGACGCGGCCGGGTTCGCGCAGGAGTCGCAGACCGCGGCGGACAAGGCGGCGCAGCGGATGCGTGCGGAGGCCGAGGAGGACGCGCGACGCATCGAGAAGGCGGCCGCCGAAGAGGTGGCGCTGCTCGTGGCGGAGGCCATCGAGGAGGCCGAGCGACTGCGGACGCAGGCGGCGGCGGAGCTGACGGAGACCCGGCGGCGCACCGAGCAGTTGCTGAAGGACCAGGAGGTGCGGCACACCGAGGAGTGGGACGCCCTGGAGCGGGAACTGGCGGGCCTGGACACCGAGATGGATCAGCGCGTCGCCGAGTTGGAGGCCCACGGTGAGGCGGTGCGGGCCGAGCGGCGGCGGCTGACGGCGGAGACCGAGGAGGCCGCGCGGCACCGGTCCGAGGACGCCGAGGCGCAGGCGGCGGAGCTGTTGGCGCAGGCCCGGGTCGAGGCCGAGCGGATCGAGCGGGCCGCCGAGCGGGTCGTGCGGGAGCACGACGAGAAGCGCGAGGAGCTCCGGATCCATATGACGCATGTGCGCAACAGCCTGGCGGCGTTGACGGGGAAGGACCCGGCGGACTTCGTCGACCCGGGGGCGGGGGCTCCCGTTGCTTCCGGTTCCGGTTCGGGTTCCGGTTCCGTTTCGGGGGGTGGGGCCGGTGTGCGGGCCGACCACGATCCGGACGACGAGGAGACGTTGGAGACGGAGCTGCCGCGGGTGGACGGGCGCGGTTCGGGGCGGCGGTAGCCGGTACGACGTCGGTCCCGCGGGCGGGTAGCTCCGGGTCCGACATCCGACAACTGAACCGTCTCCGCACCGGATTGGGCCTTCGCCGCACCGGATTGGGCCTTCGCCTCGGATTCGGCATCCGCGACTGCGGCTCCGGGCCGCACGCGGTTTCGGCGGAGGGCGGCGGCCCGTCCGTGGCCCGGGCTACCGGTCGTTGCGCGCCGGCGGCGCTCAGTCGGCCCGCACGCCCGAGGCGTTGCCGGTGGCCTCGCCCGTGGCCTCGCCGGCGCCGTCCTTGGTGCCGCCTGTGCCCCCGCCGTTCTTCTCGCCCCGGCCCTCGCTCCTATCCCTGCCGTCCCTTCCATCCTTTCCGTCCCTGACGTTGACGTGCCGGGTCGCTTCTGTCGTCGTCGCCGTTCCCGGCGTCCTCGCCGCCTTCCGGGGCGGGCGCGCGGCCCCCGTCCGGTGCGGCGGAGGTGGGAGCCGCCCCCGCCCCCGGATGGGCTTCGGTGTGGAGGGGGAAGCGGTGGGGTGCCAGGAGGAGGACGGCGAGGAAGGCGAGGGCGGCGGCCGCGGCGGCGCCGAGGTAGACGTGTTCGACGGAGGTGGCGACGGCGCGGCGGAGGTAGTCGGCGGCGCCGGTGACGAGGGTGCCGGCGTGTTGGAGGGCGTGCGAGACGGCGTCGAGGTCGTGCGGCAGGCCGGCGCGGATGGCCGTGGGGGCGTGGGTGAGGCGGTCGTTGAGGGTGGCGTTGGCGATGGCGCCGAAGAGGGCCGCGCCGAGGGACTGGCCGACCTGGCGGCAGAAGAGGATGGAGGCGGTGGCGGTGCCGCGCTCGGCGTAGCCGACGGAGGACTGGACGCCGATGATCAGCGGGAGTTGGAAGAGTCCGAGGGTGGCGCCGAGGGCGAGCATGAGCAGGGCGGGCTGCCAGGCGGCGCCGGGGTAGGGGAGCAGGGGGAAGGCGGCCAGGACGAGGGCGGCGGCGCCGATGCCGAGGAGGGCGCAGTTGCGGATGCCGATGCGGTTGTAGACGCGGTTGCTGAGGGCGGCGGATATCGGCCAGCTCAGGGTCATGACGGAGAGTACGAAGCCGGCGGCGGTGGGGGCGAGGCCGAGGACGGCCTGCGCGTAGGTGGGGAGGAAGACGGTCGGGGCGACCATCAGCAGG includes the following:
- a CDS encoding cellulose-binding protein codes for the protein MTVLSNEMEAELAELHAYVAQLPEQTYETLGKQARLILTTAESEAARLRSGAEADAEQAHDDAAGFAQESQTAADKAAQRMRAEAEEDARRIEKAAAEEVALLVAEAIEEAERLRTQAAAELTETRRRTEQLLKDQEVRHTEEWDALERELAGLDTEMDQRVAELEAHGEAVRAERRRLTAETEEAARHRSEDAEAQAAELLAQARVEAERIERAAERVVREHDEKREELRIHMTHVRNSLAALTGKDPADFVDPGAGAPVASGSGSGSGSVSGGGAGVRADHDPDDEETLETELPRVDGRGSGRR